The following are encoded together in the Bos mutus isolate GX-2022 chromosome 3, NWIPB_WYAK_1.1, whole genome shotgun sequence genome:
- the ZNF691 gene encoding zinc finger protein 691, with translation MGSEKEQSPEQHLPEEGERGNKPWRVDDSKVPDGEKEPGQASPSEAPQGPRPEEPTQEVAVSAAEPEDLSAHRRPEVDEKPFVCVQCGKTFNNTSNLRTHQRIHTGEKPYQCSECGKSFSRSSNRIRHERIHLEEKHYKCPNCEQSFRRHADLTTHQQDHLGRRPFRCDLCGKSFGQSSALAVHYRTHLEPAPYICCECGKSFSNSSSFGVHHRTHTGERPYECTECGRTFSDISNFGAHQRTHRGEKPYRCTACGKHFSRSSNLIRHQKTHRGEQAGRESS, from the coding sequence ATGGGCAGTGAGAAGGAGCAGAGCCCAGAACAGCACCTGCCCGAGGAAGGGGAACGGGGTAATAAGCCCTGGAGAGTGGATGACTCCAAGGTACCGGATGGGGAAAAAGAGCCTGGGCAAGCAAGCCCGTCGGAGGCGCCACAAGGGCCCCGTCCAGAAGAGCCCACGCAGGAAGTCGCTGTCTCTGCTGCAGAGCCGGAGGACCTCTCTGCTCATCGGAGGCCCGAGGTGGATGAGAAGCCCTTTGTATGTGTCCAGTGTGGCAAAACCTTCAACAACACCTCCAACCTGAGGACGCACCAGCGCATCCACACGGGCGAGAAGCCTTACCAGTGTTCCGAGTGCGGTAAGAGCTTCTCCAGAAGCTCCAACCGGATCCGGCACGAGCGCATCCACCTGGAGGAGAAGCACTACAAGTGCCCCAACTGCGAGCAGAGCTTCCGGCGGCACGCGGACCTCACCACGCACCAGCAGGACCACCTGGGCCGGCGGCCCTTCCGCTGCGACCTCTGTGGCAAGAGCTTCGGCCAGAGCTCGGCGCTGGCGGTGCACTACCGGACCCACCTGGAGCCCGCGCCCTACATCTGCTGCGAGTGCGGGAAGAGCTTCAGCAACAGCTCCAGCTTCGGCGTGCACCACCGCACCCACACGGGCGAGCGGCCCTACGAGTGCACCGAGTGCGGGCGGACCTTCAGCGACATCTCCAACTTCGGGGCGCACCAGCGGACCCACAGGGGCGAGAAGCCCTACCGGTGCACCGCGTGCGGGAAGCATTTCTCCCGCAGCTCCAATCTCATCCGCCACCAGAAAACACACCGGGGAGAGCAGGCCGGGAGAGAGTCCAGCTGA